GGTTTTGCGGCGCTGTTCCTCGCTGTCGAGTCCCGAAACATCCGGGTGAAAAAGCTTGATGAGCGCGCAGAAGGACGAGCGAATGGACGCCTTCTCCGCCGTGGGGGCGATGTTGAGGACCTCGTAAAAATTGATGAGGGATCCCCGATCGTCAAGAAAAGAAATGTTCATGGGCGCCGTTCGCTGTAAAACCTCTTTACAATCTTACCGGTTTTTACGACAAATGAAAGTATTTTTATGAAGCAGGCGGTCGATATCATCCTTTGCAGACCCGACGACCGGCGCGCCTGCAGCGCATGCTGCGGGGCCTTCAACCTGCGCGACATCTCTCGCGAATCCATTTCGGCGTTTCTGGAGAATGGGGCGGCGAGAGCGGGCCAGTGGCCGACTGGATGCGCAGGCGTGGTATCATCGCGCCCGAGAGACAAGTCCGCGCACATCTGCCCCTTCCAGGGCTATGCCGGCGAGGATAAATTGCCCGGCTGCCTCGTACATCCCTCTGTCGCGGGGGCCGACGGTCGCGAGCGCTCCTTCTACGGTATTGAAATCTGTGAGTCCTTTTTCTGCCCGGCGCACTTCTTGCTGGATACTACGGCTAAACGCCAGCTTCTTGAGCATGTCACCGACTGGTACCGCTACAGCATAGCCGTCGTCGATCCGCTCGGGTTTATCTGGATGATCGAGGAAGCGCGGAAATACGCGGATAGTTATACCGCGAATTCGTTTACAGAGGAGAAAACGGCCGCCGCTCTGAATGCGGCGCTGGGGGTGCATGCCGTATTTATGAACGGCCTGGAAGGTGCGCTCTTTCAGTACTCCCAGTCGGAGTACCTGCTCAACTACCACCGGTTTTCGCCGGGCTCCGGTTCGCCGCAGACGGAAAAACACCGCCGGGCGATTCGGGAAACCCTTCTAAGACTTCTTGCCTGAATCGAGTCCCCTGACGATATCGACCACCTCGCGCACGCGCTGGGAGGCGTTCTTCTCCATCACGAGAATGTCGTTGCCGGACTGTACCACCACGACGTTCGACAGGCCGACAACGGCAATACGCTTTGTCTCGGCGAAAACCGAGCAATCGCGGGCGCCGACAAAGATCGCCCGCTTGCCGGAGGGGCTGCGGTTGCCCTCACCGTCCGGCCGCAGGATGTCGTCGATGGAGTTCCAGCTTCCGAGGTCGCCCCAGCCGAAATCGCCTGGTACCACCACGCGCTTGCGCGCCTTCTCCATGATGCCGTAGTCGATTGAAATAGACTCAATGGAACCGAATATGCGCTCCTTGACCGCCCAGGCGTCGCCCCGGCTGGAGTCAACCACGCCCGCGCCGAGAGCGCCCAGCGGAGCGAAGGCCTCGTAATGGCGCGGCAGCAGATGCTTGAATTCATCCATTATAACCGAGGTCTTCCACGCGTATATGCCGCTGTTCCAGTAATAGGTCCCTTCAGCAAAATAGCGCTCCGCCGTTTCGAGGTCGGGCTTTTCCACGAAGCTTTCGATGGCGAAGGCATCGCCTTTGCCGGGCACGGCCTTGATATAGCCGTAGCCGGTCTCTGGATAGAGCGGTTTGATGCCGATGGTCGCCAGGTTTCCCTTTTCCGCTTCCGTAACGACTTTCCTTAATACGGCGGCGAATTCAACCGGGTTTCTGATATAATGATCGGCGGGGAGCACGATCATGATGCAGTCACTGTAAATTTTTGACAGATATATGGCGGCGTAGAGGACGGCGGGCGCGGTGTTGCGCGGTCTGGGTTCGGAGAGCACCGTACCCTTCATGCCGATCCTTTCGAGCTCGCCGTAAGAGGCGTTCTCGTAGCACCGGGCCGTAACGATGACGCAGGACTCGGGCTTGAGCGGCAGAAGGCGCTTTATGGTCTGCTCGAGGAGCGTACCGTCCCCCGATAGGTCGTGAAACTGCTTGGGTTTTTCCTCCCTGCTGAGGGGCCACAACCGCGTTCCGGCCCCTCCCGCCATGATCACAGGGACGACCTTCATGGTATTTTCGCTCATCGCATCACCCTAAAAGATATTTGACGTAATGCCGGCCCCTTGCGTATACTCACAGCCGATTGTCAGTAACGGGTCGGCGTCGAATGGTGGATTGGTCTTCACCGCACGGTCCATAACCGACACGTTCATGGGATTAATCAAGCCAAAATATTCGGATACGAGACAATGCGAAAATCACAGAATGTCTCCCGCGCATGGCTCGTATCCGTCATGACGCTCGTGCTTGCGGGTTCATTGTCGACAGACGCACTCGCCCAGCGGACGAAAACCAGCCAGCGCGCGGGAGAGCAGCGCAAGGCCGAGACGGGGCTGAAGGACAACCGGTATTTTTTTTATTTCATCGATTCCTCCATCTCCAATCTTGGCACCGACGAGGAGAGGAAGCTGTTCCGCGAGGCAATACAGCGGGACATCCTGGCACAGCTTCTGTACATGAAATTCCTGTTCAAGGAATCATACGGCGAGATCCGCAAATCGCAGCGAATCCTCATCGATCTCTACGGTAAAACGCTGTCGCGCGATATCGGGGTGGCCGGCGACCTTCTCAACGGCTTCGCCCCGCGGGTGATCGAGCTTAAAGACAGGCGGGCCAGGAGCTATCTCCATCTCGGTTACCGCGATATGAAAAATGCGCAGACGGCCATGCTGATCGGGGACAATATCACCGAGAAGCTCTATTCGATGCGGCTCTACCAGTACGTCAGGGCCATCAAGCTCGCCAAGCACGCCAAGCGATACGCCTTTTTCGCGCTAATCGAGATATCGACTCCGCGCGAGGAGAGGAGGCCGGTGAACAATTACAGCTTCGAGGAGATAGAGGATAGGTTGGTGAAAATCGGGCCGGATGAAAGCCGCGAGCGTCACCTGCTCATCCACTGGGACAACTATTACCGCGCGAAAACGGCGAAATCCTTTTACGACGAGATATGGGATAACCCCGCGCTGCAGGAGCTCGAGGACTATAAGAGCTATCTTTCACGGAAGGAGTATATTGAAGAAGGAGATTAGGCCTGTCGCCCGGCAGGTGGATACGCAAATCTCCATGCTAAGGGCGGAGTCATGAGCGATACGCCCGGTTCATGCGGGGATTATATTGAGGGGTCGATGATGAGGCATACAAATATGAAGGTGAGTAAAGTCTTGATCATGCTGTCACTCTTCGCACTGTGCTGCATGAGAGGGGAAGGCGAGGCGAGCAGGCTGCCGGAGATTGGTTTCTATTCTTCCCCGGAAACCGCGATACAGTCCCTCGAGAAGGAGGGAATCGGCTACCGGGAACATTTCATGCTCGGCGTAGCCTACAAGAAGAAGAAAAACTACAAAAAGGCCCTGTTTCATTTCAGCAACGGCTGTTTTTCCCGAGAGCGGGACTACCGGTTGCGCCTCTTCGCGCACCCGGTATACGCCTTCGTAAAATCGTATAACATTAAATCTGAATACTATGCCGACGCGGTGGCGGAGATAGCCGATATCTTTTTCCTGTACCGGGAATTCGACCATGTGACGAAATTCGTTGACCTGCTTAAAAACGATGGAAGCGCCATGTACCGCGACGCCCTGCTTCTGAAGTCGCGTGCTCTCTCCGAGCTTGGCCGCGACGACGAGGCACTCCGGACGGTCGAGGACCTTCTTAAATCATACCGGGACCCCGAATCGCGCGCCGTGGCCATGATACGGAGAGCGTCACTTCGCGAGAAGGGTAACGATTTCGACGGAGCGGTGAAGGACTATGCCGGGGTGATTGTGCTGGACGAATCGAGTTGGCAGTCGGCGATCGCCGCGGGAAGGCTCGTTGATATCAAGGGGCGGCTGGAGAACCCGCCCTCCGACGAAACCCTCGTGACGCTCTCCGGGGCGCTGTGCCGCCACAAACGGCATGATGAGGCTCTTCCAATACTGAAAAACCTCGCAGCGGAATCGAAGGACGACGCGATACGCATGCGTTCAATACGCCTTCTGGCCCGCGCCTATGCCGGCTTGAACAGGATTAAGGAAGCGGAGGCCCTTGTGCGGGCTTTTGACCCGGCGAAACAGGTTGAAATTCGTCTCGCCGCCGCAGACGAGCTATGGAGCGGAAACAAAAAGGGCGCCGCCGTCGAAATATACCGTACAATTGCAACTGACGCGCCGAAAGAGACGGCAAAACACGCCCTGCGGCGAATCGCGGTCTTTACATCGGATAATCGTTCGGCGGGATTCGAAAAGAACCTGCTGGATTTCAAGGAGCGATATCCGGACGACGCGTTCGCCGAATACTGCCTGTGGACGCTTGGAAGGGAGGCGCTTAAAAAAAAGGATAGCAAGGCCGCGGAGGAATATTATACGGAGGCGCTCGGGAAATATCCCGACGGCGAGAACGCGGACCGCATGAAGTTCTGGCTGCTCCGGTTCAACGAAGACAGCGGTAAAAAGGACGAGGCGGAGCGTCTGTTTCGTGACCTCGTGGCGAACAATCCCGATTCGACGCTTACCTGGGCGCTGATGGAACGTAAGGCGGGAGGGTACCGGGCCGAGGCGCTCGCCGCCGACTTCGGCCGGGCGCTGGCGGAAGGCAGGCGCGCCGAGTATCTCTTCTGCCACGCGATGCTTTTTCTCATGGAAAAAGACATAAAGAAGCGAAATGCGCGCCTCGAGAAAATACCCTCGGACGAGAAAAAATCATGGGAAATCCTCGAGCGTGACATCGGAAAGCCGCAATTCAGTTCACGATACTCGAGCACTATGAAGGCCTTCGATCGATATTTCGCCGTTGGCCACGTTGGCGGGATAAACAGGGAGCTTTCGCTGCTCAACGGCGAACCCGACGCCCAGGAGGATAGATCCGTCGCTCTCGCGTATTTCGGCGAACGGTATGGTCATTATTATTTTTCACTGTTCAGCACGCTCGAGATCATGCGCGCGCGAAAATTGCGGGAAAACATCTCCCTGATGCCCGAGTCCCTGCTGAAGCGCCTCCTCCCGACTCCATTTAATGAGTGCGTGGAAGAATCGGCGAAAACGTTCAAGGTCGACTCCAATGCCGTCTATGCCGTCATGAAGGCGGAGTCGCTCTTCCATCCAAGGGCGATGTCCTCCGCCGGCGCGGTGGGGCTTATGCAGATCATGCCGGCGACGGCCCGGGGGATTGCGCGCTGGCTCGGTGTTCCCGAGTACGACCTTAAAGACCCCTGCACGTCCATACGCTTCGGGACACGATATATCGCCGGCCTGCTTTCCATGTTCAATGGTAACTTCGACTTGGTTGTCGCAGGGTACAACGCGGGAGCGGGAAATGTGCAGAAATGGCGGGCCAGAATGCCGGGAGAAGACCCTGATTATTTTACGGAATTCATTCCATTCGGCGAGACGCGCTATTACGTGGTGCGGACCAGAAAGTTCCTCATTCAGTATGGAATCATAAACCAGCGGCGGTGATCGCCCGCCTTATGGAGGGAGCGGCAAATCAGGGGATTGCATCGGCAGGCGGCCGTGCACATGCGGATGTTGGAATGTTTTCGGCGGGCCTGTAAATAGTTGCCCCCGGGCAGGTTCGGGCTTGCACTTAAGGGACATGCCCATGATAAGAGTATGTGCGGGACGCGGCATTACTGATAGCGGTTATGTAAAACCGGGCGAATCGATAAATCCGGGACTTGCAACTGGTTAAATGTATTTCCGAATGCAATGGAGGCGGTTATGAAAAGAATACTCATTTTCACGCTGATTATACTGGCCGGTTCCTTACCGGCGGCGGCACAGCAAAACATAGGAAGGATCGTCTCGATAGTGGGCGATGTCGATATCACCACCGTAACCGGGGGCGTAAAGTTCGTCCCGCAGATAGGGGTGACGATCACCGATGACCACCGGATTCGTACCGGTAACCGCTCGTATGCCGAGCTCCTCCTCAACGACGGAAGCAAGCTTTTCGTACGCGAGGTGACGGTGCTCAACCTGTCCGGTCTCAAGATGGCCGAAACCGATCCGCCCACGCGCATACAGGTGGTCACCGGCAAGCTCCGTATCACCATGAAGAAGACGTTCAGGAGCCGCTCGCTCGTGCTCAGGACCCCGACGGCGGTGGCCGGCGTAAGGGGAACGGACTTCGGCGTGGTTGTGGGCCGTCAGGAGACGAAGCTCGTCGTTTTCGAGGGACAGGTGGAGGTGGCGAGCTCGAATAAGGACGTCATAAAGGCCTGGGTGGTCAAGGAACGGGAAGAGGTGAGCGTTAAGAAGGATGTCCCTCCAACCGCTCCGCGGGTGGTTCCCGGTGAAATATTGAAGTCCTGGTTTGATTATTATGATATCGATGAGCGCAGCAGGATCATCATCCGGAACAAGCGGGACGAGGGGTTCCTTGACGGTGTTTTGAGAAAAAAGGATTTTTGACCGATCGATGCGATGATTCGAGCCTTTGCCGCTGCGACGCTCTTCCTGGCGTTTTTTCTTCATACCGGTTGCGGGAGCGGCGGAACCCAGCTGAAGAAAGACGACCGGCAGAAAATACGCGAGACGGCCGCGCGCTGCGAAAGCGCGAGCTGGCAGGTGCGGCAAAGCGCGGTGAAGGATCTGGCGTCCTACCAGGTCCGTGAGGCGGAGGAGATCCTTATAAGGGCTCTCGACGACAGCCACACCCTGGTGAGGGTTGAAGCGCTGAGGGGCCTCGAAAATACGGATAATAAAAAGGCGCGCCGGCGGATACGTGCGCTCGCCGAGTACGAGCAGAACAATAGCGTACGCTGGCAGGCGATAAGGGTTTTACGGGGGTTTCGTGACGCGAGAGACGCGGTCGTGTTCGCGAAAGGGCTTTCGAGCGACGACTGGCTCCTCCGCGAGGAAAGCATTAAGGGACTTCTCTCAATAGAGGACTTCGCCATCAAGTATGTCTCGGTGCCCTACGTGCTTCAGGCGCTGGCAGACCCCAGCATGAACGTGAGGGTGGCGGCCATTGAGAATCTTTCGGTGCAGGATGAGCGGATTTACAGGGCCCTTGCCGCGATGCTCGATGATGAAGCGATAACGAAGCACACGCTGCTGAGGGCCCTGCTGAAGGGCCTTAACGGATATAAGCTCGACGGACTCACCATGAAACGGGTGACTGCGCTACTCGTACACCAGAACGCGGAGATACGAGTCCTCT
This region of Spirochaetota bacterium genomic DNA includes:
- a CDS encoding mannose-1-phosphate guanylyltransferase — encoded protein: MSENTMKVVPVIMAGGAGTRLWPLSREEKPKQFHDLSGDGTLLEQTIKRLLPLKPESCVIVTARCYENASYGELERIGMKGTVLSEPRPRNTAPAVLYAAIYLSKIYSDCIMIVLPADHYIRNPVEFAAVLRKVVTEAEKGNLATIGIKPLYPETGYGYIKAVPGKGDAFAIESFVEKPDLETAERYFAEGTYYWNSGIYAWKTSVIMDEFKHLLPRHYEAFAPLGALGAGVVDSSRGDAWAVKERIFGSIESISIDYGIMEKARKRVVVPGDFGWGDLGSWNSIDDILRPDGEGNRSPSGKRAIFVGARDCSVFAETKRIAVVGLSNVVVVQSGNDILVMEKNASQRVREVVDIVRGLDSGKKS
- a CDS encoding transglycosylase SLT domain-containing protein; its protein translation is MKVSKVLIMLSLFALCCMRGEGEASRLPEIGFYSSPETAIQSLEKEGIGYREHFMLGVAYKKKKNYKKALFHFSNGCFSRERDYRLRLFAHPVYAFVKSYNIKSEYYADAVAEIADIFFLYREFDHVTKFVDLLKNDGSAMYRDALLLKSRALSELGRDDEALRTVEDLLKSYRDPESRAVAMIRRASLREKGNDFDGAVKDYAGVIVLDESSWQSAIAAGRLVDIKGRLENPPSDETLVTLSGALCRHKRHDEALPILKNLAAESKDDAIRMRSIRLLARAYAGLNRIKEAEALVRAFDPAKQVEIRLAAADELWSGNKKGAAVEIYRTIATDAPKETAKHALRRIAVFTSDNRSAGFEKNLLDFKERYPDDAFAEYCLWTLGREALKKKDSKAAEEYYTEALGKYPDGENADRMKFWLLRFNEDSGKKDEAERLFRDLVANNPDSTLTWALMERKAGGYRAEALAADFGRALAEGRRAEYLFCHAMLFLMEKDIKKRNARLEKIPSDEKKSWEILERDIGKPQFSSRYSSTMKAFDRYFAVGHVGGINRELSLLNGEPDAQEDRSVALAYFGERYGHYYFSLFSTLEIMRARKLRENISLMPESLLKRLLPTPFNECVEESAKTFKVDSNAVYAVMKAESLFHPRAMSSAGAVGLMQIMPATARGIARWLGVPEYDLKDPCTSIRFGTRYIAGLLSMFNGNFDLVVAGYNAGAGNVQKWRARMPGEDPDYFTEFIPFGETRYYVVRTRKFLIQYGIINQRR
- a CDS encoding FecR family protein; the encoded protein is MKRILIFTLIILAGSLPAAAQQNIGRIVSIVGDVDITTVTGGVKFVPQIGVTITDDHRIRTGNRSYAELLLNDGSKLFVREVTVLNLSGLKMAETDPPTRIQVVTGKLRITMKKTFRSRSLVLRTPTAVAGVRGTDFGVVVGRQETKLVVFEGQVEVASSNKDVIKAWVVKEREEVSVKKDVPPTAPRVVPGEILKSWFDYYDIDERSRIIIRNKRDEGFLDGVLRKKDF
- a CDS encoding HEAT repeat domain-containing protein — its product is MIRAFAAATLFLAFFLHTGCGSGGTQLKKDDRQKIRETAARCESASWQVRQSAVKDLASYQVREAEEILIRALDDSHTLVRVEALRGLENTDNKKARRRIRALAEYEQNNSVRWQAIRVLRGFRDARDAVVFAKGLSSDDWLLREESIKGLLSIEDFAIKYVSVPYVLQALADPSMNVRVAAIENLSVQDERIYRALAAMLDDEAITKHTLLRALLKGLNGYKLDGLTMKRVTALLVHQNAEIRVLSLRLLKRDRELKKNDD